A window of the Lolium perenne isolate Kyuss_39 chromosome 7, Kyuss_2.0, whole genome shotgun sequence genome harbors these coding sequences:
- the LOC139833586 gene encoding protein FAR1-RELATED SEQUENCE 5-like: protein MCVMNYKLFGDYISFDTSFSTNKYGLPFVPIVGVNNHGATVLFAVGLLKDQKIDTFIWLLETFVQAMGGKEPKTIITDQDKAMKKAIQTVLKSTTHRNCYFHIVTKMSQKESTFFAKNPGMSEMLMYVAKNAFTPAEFEMGWNKVINDYNAGGEEHLSKLYRIRHRWVPAYFMDKFYPFSSSTGRSESTNNMWKCYSQHTDTITMFLEQYEVIQDKCLSALDKKKLISTLKTAKAVTRHPFEKQALQQFTHDIFEKFQIEITNNTAFKVEGSLEPGRHLRLKRIVKSYDHMEFKRECFDVTFDDEKKTSCVPARRCRGMVYIAAM from the coding sequence ATGTGCGTAATGAACTACAAGCTGTTCGGTGACTACATATCTTTCGACACAAGTTTCAGCACAAATAAGTATGGCCTACCGTTTGTTCCTATAGTTGGGGTGAACAATCACGGAGCCACAGTACTGTTTGCCGTTGGTCTGCTCAAGGATCAAAAAATAGATACATTCATATGGCTGCTTGAAACATTTGTTCAGGCCATGGGTGGAAAAGAACCAAAGACAATAATAACAGACCAAGACAAAGCAATGAAGAAAGCAATACAAACAGTTCTAAAGTCTACAACCCACAGGAACTGCTACTTCCATATCGTGACCAAGATGAGTCAGAaagagagcaccttctttgcaaAAAATCCAGGAATGTCGGAAATGCTAATGTACGTTGCAAAGAACGCATTCACACCAGCTGAGTTCGAAATGGGATGGAATAAAGTGATAAACGATTACAATGCTGGGGGAGAAGAACACCTAAGCAAGTTATACAGGATAAGACACAGGTGGGTACCAGCGTACTTCATGGATAAATTTTACCCATTCTCATCAAGCACAGGAAGGAGCGAGAGCACAAATAACATGTGGAAATGCTATAGCCAGCACACAGACACAATAACAATGTTCCTTGAACAGTACGAGGTTATACAAGACAAGTGCTTATCCGCCCTGGACAAGAAGAAGCTCATATCAACACTGAAAACAGCAAAAGCAGTAACAAGACACCCGTTTGAGAAGCAAGCTCTTCAACAATTCACACAtgacatattcgagaagttccagaTCGAGATCACAAACAACACAGCATTCAAGGTAGAAGGATCACTTGAACCTGGTCGCCACCTGCGGCTGAAAAGAATAGTGAAATCCTACGACCACATGGAATTCAAAAGGGAGTGTTTTGACGTCACGTTTGACGATGAAAAAAAAACTTCATGTGTTCCTGCAAGAAGATGCAGAGGGATGGTATACATTGCTGCCATGTAA
- the LOC127317437 gene encoding putative G-type lectin S-receptor-like serine/threonine-protein kinase At1g61610 isoform X3: MHPLQQLVSWKSQQDPSPGDFSYSGDPDNLLQSFTWHGSRPHRRSPVWTNNLFRMEYMDRFNSTVYMSLHRADDDEVYMSFGMPTGSFVALVRMEIDYSGKVNILSWESSMSGWKILYTQLEHGCNTYGYCGPYGYCDNTQIVPGCKCLDGFEPRNNKGWIAGRFSLGCRRKEVLRCTHQDGFLTFPGMKVPAKFLHVPCRSFDECTEECRSNCSCVAYAYSSMRNMDIDGDDTRCLVWTGDLIDMENFTQGGENLFVRTNRLRGNKRKVRTLEAVLPVISTLLILICIGLIWIFVFRGNQERRDIWRRLSFGDRSSFNEPADRNTEFPILSFREIAAATNHFSESSILGQGGFGNVYKGTLAKDGTEIAVKRLSVGSVQGLVEFKNEIASISKLQHRNLVKLLGCCVHKDEKLLIYEYLPNRSLDAFIFNDARKSLLNWPTRFKIITGVARGLLYLHQDSRLMMIHRDLKASNVLLDCEMSPKISDFGTARIFGVNEKQEHTNRVVGTLGYMSPEYAMEGIISVKSDVYSFGVLLLEIVSGLKISTTGLTTRSRNLIDHAWSLWKDGNMLDLVDSSIAEGCSPHEALRCIHIGLLSVQDNPSARPDMPWVVSSLVNHAIALPQPKEPQCFGHRSNYGTDGVGESHEYGISVGNLMGR; the protein is encoded by the exons ATGCACCCACTGCAGCAGCTCGTATCTTGGAAAAGCCAACAAGACCCATCCCCTGGTGACTTCTCCTACAGTGGAGACCCCGACAACCTCCTGCAGAGCTTCACCTGGCATGGCTCAAGGCCACACCGGCGGAGCCCAGTGTGGACAAACAACCTCTTTCGTATGGAGTACATGGACAGATTCAATTCTACTGTTTACATGTCACTACATCGTGCCGACGATGACGAGGTATACATGTCCTTCGGCATGCCCACTGGCTCCTTCGTTGCGCTCGTCAGGATGGAGATCGACTACTCGGGCAAGGTAAATATATTAAGCTGGGAGAGCAGCATGTCAGGATGGAAAATCCTCTACACGCAGCTTGAGCATGGGTGCAACACGTATGGCTACTGTGGTCCTTACGGTTACTGCGACAACACACAAATCGTCCCAGGTTGCAAGTGCCTTGATGGTTTTGAGCCGAGAAATAATAAAGGCTGGATCGCTGGAAGGTTCTCACTGGGATGCCGCCGGAAGGAGGTGCTAAGGTGTACTCATCAGGATGGTTTCCTGACCTTTCCGGGCATGAAGGTCCCTGCCAAGTTCCTCCATGTCCCATGCAGAAGCTTTGATGAGTGCACGGAGGAATGTAGGAGCAACTGCTCCTGTGTGGCATATGCTTACTCCAGCATGAGAAACATGGACATTGATGGAGATGACACGAGGTGCCTGGTATGGACGGGAGATTTGATCGACATGGAGAACTTCACCCAAGGAGGGGAGAACCTCTTTGTTCGGACTAACAGATTAAGAG GGAACAAGAGAAAGGTCAGGACCCTAGAAGCTGTACTACCAGTTATCTCAACTTTGCTGATTCTCATATGCATTGGGCTTATTTGGATCTTCGTCTTTAGAG GCAATCAAGAAAGAAGGGATATTTGGAGAAGGCTGTCTTTTGGAGATCGAAGCTCTTTTAATGAACCTGCTGATAGGAACACAGAATTTCCCATTTTGAGCTTCAGAGAAATTGCTGCTGCAACAAATCATTTCTCTGAATCCAGCATTCTTGGCCAAGGAGGGTTTGGCAATGTTTATAAG GGAACGTTGGCAAAAGATGGTACAGAAATTGCCGTGAAAAGGCTAAGTGTAGGTTCTGTCCAAGGGTTAGTGGAGTTCAAGAATGAAATAGCTTCGATTTCCAAGCTGCAGCACCGAAATTTAGTTAAACTTCTAGGCTGTTGCGTTCATAAAGATGAGAAACTCTTGATCTATGAGTACCTACCTAACAGAAGTTTGGATGCCTTCATTTTCA ACGATGCAAGAAAATCACTGCTCAACTGGCCCACAAGATTTAAGATAATTACAGGTGTAGCCAGAGGCCTTCTTTATCTCCACCAAGATTCCAGATTGATGATGATTCATAGAGATCTCAAAGCAAGCAACGTATTGTTGGATTGTGAGATGAGtcccaagatatctgattttggtaCAGCGAGGATCTTTGGTGTCAACGAAAAGCAAGAACATACCAATCGAGTTGTCGGAACACT TGGCTACATGTCGCCTGAATATGCAATGGAAGGCATCATATCCGTCAAATCCGATGTCTACAGCTTTGGTGTATTACTCCTGGAGATTGTGAGCGGCTTGAAAATCAGCACTACAGGCCTAACCACACGCTCGCGTAACCTTATAGACCAT GCATGGAGCTTATGGAAGGATGGGAACATGCTGGATCTAGTCGACTCGTCGATTGCCGAGGGTTGCTCTCCCCATGAAGCTCTACGGTGCATCCATATCGGACTCCTGTCGGTGCAGGACAACCCAAGCGCTCGCCCAGACATGCCTTGGGTGGTATCAAGCCTGGTTAACCATGCCATAGCGCTCCCCCAGCCGAAAGAGCCTCAATGCTTTGGACATCGTAGTAATTATGGAACTGATGGAGTAGGTGAAAGCCATGAATACGGGATAAGCGTTGGGAATCTGATGGGGCGCTAG
- the LOC127317437 gene encoding putative G-type lectin S-receptor-like serine/threonine-protein kinase At1g61610 isoform X2, with translation MSYISHLHICVTSFLIYASFQGQNNGFFNYGNILIPHSGSIYSSRLSHKMHPLQQLVSWKSQQDPSPGDFSYSGDPDNLLQSFTWHGSRPHRRSPVWTNNLFRMEYMDRFNSTVYMSLHRADDDEVYMSFGMPTGSFVALVRMEIDYSGKVNILSWESSMSGWKILYTQLEHGCNTYGYCGPYGYCDNTQIVPGCKCLDGFEPRNNKGWIAGRFSLGCRRKEVLRCTHQDGFLTFPGMKVPAKFLHVPCRSFDECTEECRSNCSCVAYAYSSMRNMDIDGDDTRCLVWTGDLIDMENFTQGGENLFVRTNRLRGNKRKVRTLEAVLPVISTLLILICIGLIWIFVFRGNQERRDIWRRLSFGDRSSFNEPADRNTEFPILSFREIAAATNHFSESSILGQGGFGNVYKGTLAKDGTEIAVKRLSVGSVQGLVEFKNEIASISKLQHRNLVKLLGCCVHKDEKLLIYEYLPNRSLDAFIFNDARKSLLNWPTRFKIITGVARGLLYLHQDSRLMMIHRDLKASNVLLDCEMSPKISDFGTARIFGVNEKQEHTNRVVGTLGYMSPEYAMEGIISVKSDVYSFGVLLLEIVSGLKISTTGLTTRSRNLIDHAWSLWKDGNMLDLVDSSIAEGCSPHEALRCIHIGLLSVQDNPSARPDMPWVVSSLVNHAIALPQPKEPQCFGHRSNYGTDGVGESHEYGISVGNLMGR, from the exons ATGTCATATATATCGCATCTGCATATTTGCGTTACCAGTTTCTTGATTTATGCCTCTTTTCAGGGACAAAATaatgggtttttcaattatggaaACATTTTGATCCCTCACAGTGGATCCATTTACTCATCAAG GCTGAGCCACAAGATGCACCCACTGCAGCAGCTCGTATCTTGGAAAAGCCAACAAGACCCATCCCCTGGTGACTTCTCCTACAGTGGAGACCCCGACAACCTCCTGCAGAGCTTCACCTGGCATGGCTCAAGGCCACACCGGCGGAGCCCAGTGTGGACAAACAACCTCTTTCGTATGGAGTACATGGACAGATTCAATTCTACTGTTTACATGTCACTACATCGTGCCGACGATGACGAGGTATACATGTCCTTCGGCATGCCCACTGGCTCCTTCGTTGCGCTCGTCAGGATGGAGATCGACTACTCGGGCAAGGTAAATATATTAAGCTGGGAGAGCAGCATGTCAGGATGGAAAATCCTCTACACGCAGCTTGAGCATGGGTGCAACACGTATGGCTACTGTGGTCCTTACGGTTACTGCGACAACACACAAATCGTCCCAGGTTGCAAGTGCCTTGATGGTTTTGAGCCGAGAAATAATAAAGGCTGGATCGCTGGAAGGTTCTCACTGGGATGCCGCCGGAAGGAGGTGCTAAGGTGTACTCATCAGGATGGTTTCCTGACCTTTCCGGGCATGAAGGTCCCTGCCAAGTTCCTCCATGTCCCATGCAGAAGCTTTGATGAGTGCACGGAGGAATGTAGGAGCAACTGCTCCTGTGTGGCATATGCTTACTCCAGCATGAGAAACATGGACATTGATGGAGATGACACGAGGTGCCTGGTATGGACGGGAGATTTGATCGACATGGAGAACTTCACCCAAGGAGGGGAGAACCTCTTTGTTCGGACTAACAGATTAAGAG GGAACAAGAGAAAGGTCAGGACCCTAGAAGCTGTACTACCAGTTATCTCAACTTTGCTGATTCTCATATGCATTGGGCTTATTTGGATCTTCGTCTTTAGAG GCAATCAAGAAAGAAGGGATATTTGGAGAAGGCTGTCTTTTGGAGATCGAAGCTCTTTTAATGAACCTGCTGATAGGAACACAGAATTTCCCATTTTGAGCTTCAGAGAAATTGCTGCTGCAACAAATCATTTCTCTGAATCCAGCATTCTTGGCCAAGGAGGGTTTGGCAATGTTTATAAG GGAACGTTGGCAAAAGATGGTACAGAAATTGCCGTGAAAAGGCTAAGTGTAGGTTCTGTCCAAGGGTTAGTGGAGTTCAAGAATGAAATAGCTTCGATTTCCAAGCTGCAGCACCGAAATTTAGTTAAACTTCTAGGCTGTTGCGTTCATAAAGATGAGAAACTCTTGATCTATGAGTACCTACCTAACAGAAGTTTGGATGCCTTCATTTTCA ACGATGCAAGAAAATCACTGCTCAACTGGCCCACAAGATTTAAGATAATTACAGGTGTAGCCAGAGGCCTTCTTTATCTCCACCAAGATTCCAGATTGATGATGATTCATAGAGATCTCAAAGCAAGCAACGTATTGTTGGATTGTGAGATGAGtcccaagatatctgattttggtaCAGCGAGGATCTTTGGTGTCAACGAAAAGCAAGAACATACCAATCGAGTTGTCGGAACACT TGGCTACATGTCGCCTGAATATGCAATGGAAGGCATCATATCCGTCAAATCCGATGTCTACAGCTTTGGTGTATTACTCCTGGAGATTGTGAGCGGCTTGAAAATCAGCACTACAGGCCTAACCACACGCTCGCGTAACCTTATAGACCAT GCATGGAGCTTATGGAAGGATGGGAACATGCTGGATCTAGTCGACTCGTCGATTGCCGAGGGTTGCTCTCCCCATGAAGCTCTACGGTGCATCCATATCGGACTCCTGTCGGTGCAGGACAACCCAAGCGCTCGCCCAGACATGCCTTGGGTGGTATCAAGCCTGGTTAACCATGCCATAGCGCTCCCCCAGCCGAAAGAGCCTCAATGCTTTGGACATCGTAGTAATTATGGAACTGATGGAGTAGGTGAAAGCCATGAATACGGGATAAGCGTTGGGAATCTGATGGGGCGCTAG
- the LOC127317437 gene encoding G-type lectin S-receptor-like serine/threonine-protein kinase At4g27290 isoform X1 encodes MTAGDSTNFGTTELLLSFLWIQISKGSVDGFYIYPTPVTSTCIYAHHSHNPGSRKPRIPMYSLHVYAILLFLSSPFSAVLLCASDHLLVPGKPLSPGSILVSEDGIFAMGFFSPSNSTENHYYVGIWYNSIPERTVVWVANRAAPITDISSANLAITSNSNLVLSNSNGRVFWSTNNSNSINSSLAEAMLDKTGNFILRSAADSSILWQSFDHPTDTLLPGMNLRLSHKMHPLQQLVSWKSQQDPSPGDFSYSGDPDNLLQSFTWHGSRPHRRSPVWTNNLFRMEYMDRFNSTVYMSLHRADDDEVYMSFGMPTGSFVALVRMEIDYSGKVNILSWESSMSGWKILYTQLEHGCNTYGYCGPYGYCDNTQIVPGCKCLDGFEPRNNKGWIAGRFSLGCRRKEVLRCTHQDGFLTFPGMKVPAKFLHVPCRSFDECTEECRSNCSCVAYAYSSMRNMDIDGDDTRCLVWTGDLIDMENFTQGGENLFVRTNRLRGNKRKVRTLEAVLPVISTLLILICIGLIWIFVFRGNQERRDIWRRLSFGDRSSFNEPADRNTEFPILSFREIAAATNHFSESSILGQGGFGNVYKGTLAKDGTEIAVKRLSVGSVQGLVEFKNEIASISKLQHRNLVKLLGCCVHKDEKLLIYEYLPNRSLDAFIFNDARKSLLNWPTRFKIITGVARGLLYLHQDSRLMMIHRDLKASNVLLDCEMSPKISDFGTARIFGVNEKQEHTNRVVGTLGYMSPEYAMEGIISVKSDVYSFGVLLLEIVSGLKISTTGLTTRSRNLIDHAWSLWKDGNMLDLVDSSIAEGCSPHEALRCIHIGLLSVQDNPSARPDMPWVVSSLVNHAIALPQPKEPQCFGHRSNYGTDGVGESHEYGISVGNLMGR; translated from the exons ATGACAGCAGGTGACAGTACTAATTTTGGAACAACTGAACTACTACTTTCATTCCTTTGGATCCAAATATCCAAAGGCAGTGTTGATGGCTTCTATATATACCCCACCCCCGTGACCTCTACTTGCATATATGCCCACCACTCCCATAACCCTGGAAGCAGAAAGCCAAGAATCCCAATGTATTCCCTTCACGTATATGCTATTCTCttgtttctttcttcacctttcagCGCAGTGCTTCTCTGTGCATCTGACCATCTCCTCGTCCCTGGCAAGCCGCTCTCCCCCGGTAGCATTCTTGTCTCTGAAGATGGCATATTCGCCATGGGCTTCTTCTCCCCATCAAACTCCACCGAAAACCATTACTATGTAGGCATATGGTACAATAGCATCCCAGAGCGCACCGTGGTATGGGTCGCCAACCGTGCTGCACCGATCACCGATATTTCCTCCGCAAATCTTGCCATCACCAGCAACTCAAACCTTGTCCTGTCCAACAGTAATGGTCGTGTTTTCTGGAGCACGAACAACAGCAACAGCATCAATTCCTCCTTGGCAGAAGCCATGCTGGACAAGACCGGAAACTTCATCCTTCGCTCAGCCGCTGATAGCTCCATACTATGGCAGAGCTTCGACCACCCCACTGACACTCTTCTACCTGGCATGAATCTCAGGCTGAGCCACAAGATGCACCCACTGCAGCAGCTCGTATCTTGGAAAAGCCAACAAGACCCATCCCCTGGTGACTTCTCCTACAGTGGAGACCCCGACAACCTCCTGCAGAGCTTCACCTGGCATGGCTCAAGGCCACACCGGCGGAGCCCAGTGTGGACAAACAACCTCTTTCGTATGGAGTACATGGACAGATTCAATTCTACTGTTTACATGTCACTACATCGTGCCGACGATGACGAGGTATACATGTCCTTCGGCATGCCCACTGGCTCCTTCGTTGCGCTCGTCAGGATGGAGATCGACTACTCGGGCAAGGTAAATATATTAAGCTGGGAGAGCAGCATGTCAGGATGGAAAATCCTCTACACGCAGCTTGAGCATGGGTGCAACACGTATGGCTACTGTGGTCCTTACGGTTACTGCGACAACACACAAATCGTCCCAGGTTGCAAGTGCCTTGATGGTTTTGAGCCGAGAAATAATAAAGGCTGGATCGCTGGAAGGTTCTCACTGGGATGCCGCCGGAAGGAGGTGCTAAGGTGTACTCATCAGGATGGTTTCCTGACCTTTCCGGGCATGAAGGTCCCTGCCAAGTTCCTCCATGTCCCATGCAGAAGCTTTGATGAGTGCACGGAGGAATGTAGGAGCAACTGCTCCTGTGTGGCATATGCTTACTCCAGCATGAGAAACATGGACATTGATGGAGATGACACGAGGTGCCTGGTATGGACGGGAGATTTGATCGACATGGAGAACTTCACCCAAGGAGGGGAGAACCTCTTTGTTCGGACTAACAGATTAAGAG GGAACAAGAGAAAGGTCAGGACCCTAGAAGCTGTACTACCAGTTATCTCAACTTTGCTGATTCTCATATGCATTGGGCTTATTTGGATCTTCGTCTTTAGAG GCAATCAAGAAAGAAGGGATATTTGGAGAAGGCTGTCTTTTGGAGATCGAAGCTCTTTTAATGAACCTGCTGATAGGAACACAGAATTTCCCATTTTGAGCTTCAGAGAAATTGCTGCTGCAACAAATCATTTCTCTGAATCCAGCATTCTTGGCCAAGGAGGGTTTGGCAATGTTTATAAG GGAACGTTGGCAAAAGATGGTACAGAAATTGCCGTGAAAAGGCTAAGTGTAGGTTCTGTCCAAGGGTTAGTGGAGTTCAAGAATGAAATAGCTTCGATTTCCAAGCTGCAGCACCGAAATTTAGTTAAACTTCTAGGCTGTTGCGTTCATAAAGATGAGAAACTCTTGATCTATGAGTACCTACCTAACAGAAGTTTGGATGCCTTCATTTTCA ACGATGCAAGAAAATCACTGCTCAACTGGCCCACAAGATTTAAGATAATTACAGGTGTAGCCAGAGGCCTTCTTTATCTCCACCAAGATTCCAGATTGATGATGATTCATAGAGATCTCAAAGCAAGCAACGTATTGTTGGATTGTGAGATGAGtcccaagatatctgattttggtaCAGCGAGGATCTTTGGTGTCAACGAAAAGCAAGAACATACCAATCGAGTTGTCGGAACACT TGGCTACATGTCGCCTGAATATGCAATGGAAGGCATCATATCCGTCAAATCCGATGTCTACAGCTTTGGTGTATTACTCCTGGAGATTGTGAGCGGCTTGAAAATCAGCACTACAGGCCTAACCACACGCTCGCGTAACCTTATAGACCAT GCATGGAGCTTATGGAAGGATGGGAACATGCTGGATCTAGTCGACTCGTCGATTGCCGAGGGTTGCTCTCCCCATGAAGCTCTACGGTGCATCCATATCGGACTCCTGTCGGTGCAGGACAACCCAAGCGCTCGCCCAGACATGCCTTGGGTGGTATCAAGCCTGGTTAACCATGCCATAGCGCTCCCCCAGCCGAAAGAGCCTCAATGCTTTGGACATCGTAGTAATTATGGAACTGATGGAGTAGGTGAAAGCCATGAATACGGGATAAGCGTTGGGAATCTGATGGGGCGCTAG